GAAATCGCCCTAGAAGACTGGACCATCAGGGATTTTGACGTAAAAAATGTAAGTTCCTGTGATAATGAGTGAAACAAATATTACTGATGTATTCCTCTTCAGCTACTTAGTGGGTAAAACATGGCTCTGGGAATAACGATCCCTTCCCTATAAACAAAAGACCGACTGTGACTCTGTGAATCGGATCCTGGAAGGGGGCGTTACATGTTACACATATATTAGTGGTAATCAGGGACGGTCTCTGTGTTTATGATTGGCTGACAGGTGAGGACAGCAGAGACACGCTCGGTGCGTCACTTCCACTTCACAGCCTGGCCGGACCATGGCGTCCCCGAGACCACGGAGCTGCTCATCAACTTCAGACACCTGGTCCGAGAACACATGGACCAGTACTCACGCCACTCCCCCACCGTCGTCCACTGCAGGTAAACACAACGTTTCTCACAGTTAACTTCAAGAAGTGTTATTGGCTTGAACAGTAAATTAACATtacttctttctgtctctctcccctcagtGCGGGTGTGGGTCGTACCGGTACCTTCATAGCCATCGACCGGCTGCTCTTCCAGATAGAGAGGGACAGTATGGTTGACGTGTACGGCACCATCCACGACCTGCGCATGCACCGGCCCCTCATGGTTCAGACCGAGGTCATTGttctacttttcagcatgttttggGGTTTATTACAGGCTTACTGTACAATCCATCCCTGTGGTTAAAAGTGGAAGTTATGCTAATAGGTGCTTATGTGGTCTCTAGGTGAAATGTTTTGACATCTGAATGGTCAGTTTGCTTCATAATATTGAACTATATTGTGTTACTGTCTTACAGGACCAGTATTTGTTCCTAAACCAGTGTGCCATAGACATAATCCGATCCAGAACTGGAACCAACGTGGACTTAATCTACCAGAACACGGCTGCACTCTCCATCTACGAGAACGTAGAACCCAGGAAAGATACAGCTAAGAATGGCTACCATAACACATAGGCCTCACGTCCACTGCTCCGTCTCTCCCATCCTCCCGTCTCAGTCAGACAGGCCTGTTAGAGAAGGGTTTAGAAAAGGGATTGTTCACTCTCACTGATCACGTTGCCTTACACTgtagtcttttttttttaaatcaaactgGTTTTCTAGTATTTATTTGGTCACGTTTTATGATAGTTGGAAAAATAACATGGAAGATAACGGTTTGTTGAGAGGAACGGATGCACAAATTCCATCCAAAGACCAATAATGGAATGTAcatcaaattatattttagagATGTAATTCTTATATTTCCATATTTGTATATTGCTGCTACTTCCGAATATCTGCTTACTCTTTTTTTATGATTGTAATGCCAATGTTTTAAGAAATTATGTGTGGTTAAACTGAATGTGCCATACCTTTGTAATTGAAATCAAAGGTTTATATATTAATATAATAATGTAATGcagatgtagattattgttaaaTGAGACCAATGTTATGTTGAAATGTATCTCCAGCTTTAGGTATAGGATCAGCACCCAACATAACTGTCCTAAAAAATGTCATACGAAACAACCTCCCCTCTCTTCTGTGCCCTCTCAAGCCTCCAATAAGTGGTGTaatacatttgtatttgtatttttatggatcctcattagctgctgccaaggcagaaACTACTCTTTCTGGGGCCcggcaaaatgaaggcagttatacaatttgttaaacattacaatacattcctTGTTATGTGACAGGATAAGCACAATGCACTGTTTTAGAGGAAACGAGAACTACTCCGGACAATAGGCCTATGAATATATTATTTAATATTAGATTGTCAAAGTTAAATGTTAACCTTTCACTCCAGATAATTTTGATATCTAAACAAGTTTAAAATGAGGATTTTCGTGAGAACTTTTGTGCTTCCTATGCCTTGTTCTGCATAATGCACCGGATGCATTTAGGTTTTTACACTGTAGCTTTTTATATTCTCCTATTGATGTTTTATTATGGTTGGTGTAAATATTCTTATGATCATGAGAAATGATTGCGAAACTGCTGTGAGAGCCTGTGGTCCTCCTCCGCTGTTAAAACCCACTTTGTGCAATAGCAAATTCCCATTCACACGTCAGTCTGTAAACTCAGCTCCTCTCTCAGTAACTCGGAGGTTACACATTATGAAATGTCTCCCTACTGTTTGTTGTTTCCCTAATGTATGTTCTATAGAAAGTGGTTCACGTAATGCTGTGCATACTGTCTATCTGTGATGCTTCTATCATAGGAGCAGGAAAACGTTTTTCCCATGAGGCGATTTCCCCTTTTTCTAACTATGTggttatatatactgtatgcatGGGCCCAGTCCAAAACAAACCTCTACTCCCTAAAGAACAGGATTGGTTAAATCAATGACGGTATTGGTTCTGCCTAGCTATCTACACAAGTGACCATAAAGGCCTAAGGACTATGGATATAAGGGGTGTTTCTGGACATAGGTCATAGATTTACAAAGCAGCTGTGATTGATTAAATGTAAAGCCACTATGCTGATATTGTTTTACTGTCTTTGTATCACAATGCACATTGCTTAAGTTCTTCAAAGCACTTCTTTCTATTGATAATATAACTCAGTGGAGCTCATAAGCAAAGCAGACTCCGCCAATAGTCTTCCTCAAGAGTTTTAGGATTTTTTTTACGATGCTGTGTGAGATACTATGTGATGCTTGCTGGTACAATGCAAATGAGGAAAAGGTGAAGATTTTTGTATCCTTCCGTCGGTCAATACTGTGATTAAAAATGTTACACTTTTCTCTCTACAGTGTCTAATGTGAGCTTCTCTGTTCTACTATTTGGCCACCATGTCCATAGTGTTGATTGAGACAATGGCCCAAGACTTTGTTCAATTAGGCTACACTAATTGGCATAAAATACTTCATTTTAGATCCATTGAAACAAGCACCAATTTGTACCACTGGTAACCAGATAGTTAGTTACCAATTGTGCTGAattgcatttgtggcacaaaatcacaaatcccattcaagacATGGGACCGATACTAGAATTTTTCACCCATGTTCAAAGCATtagtgactttgttgagcttcacaagTTTAGACACTTTCGGATGCTTTGGACATGATGTGTGAAAAATTCTAATATCGGTCCCATTAATTGAATGGGATTTGTACCAAGGAAACTAAACCGAAGCATGGATTCCTGTCGTACCTTGTCTATATACTGCTTACAGGTTAAGCAAACCAATgcgtatttttttatttgactgaactatccctttaaccagtgatgtagtgggGAAAAAATTGGTGGCAGAACGCTGATCGCTGTTCAGGATTAGAGAAGTAACAGTCCCTATGctttcaatgcatttttctgCAAAATTTGGGTAAACGCTCgtgcaaaataaaaaaaaaagtgtgttaACGGTGTTTAACCTGCACTACAtcactgttgttaaccctgtcaCAAAGGCTCATTGTTACTTTGTTCTGAGAGAAACAGCATTTTTTAAGTATTTTGAGAGACGCGTGTCCCTGGACATGTGGACAGATCTCAGTGCTCTATGGCCCTCTATTCCATGTTGCTGAGTCAGGGGTTAGTACAATGGGGTTCACAGGTATAAAAAGAAAGGTTTTAAACCAGTAGGATAACAGTTCCCCAGCaagagcagcagcagcacagaGAGACAAAATGACCTCTACCGGCATGAACATGAACGGCAGAGTAAGTATTATATTTAGTGTATTTATTAATATAAATGTTCCTAGCTTGTTAGACTGAGTGCACTTTAGTACTCTAGTGTCAGAGCACAAGGCAACCTTAATCCCAGAAAGCTGATTGTCAGTGGGATTGGGCAAGGCCCAACATGTAGCATTGTCTTTTTGTATGTTTGAATGGTGAACAGAAATGATTCTTGCTTATTTTCAGATCAACTTCTACGAAGACAGGAACTTCCAGGGTCGTTCCTATGAGTGCAGCAGCGACTGCCCTGACATGTCCTCCTACCTGAGCCGCTGCCAGTCCTGCAGGGTTGAGAGCGGATGCTTCATGGTGTACGACCGCCCCAACTACATGGGAAACCAGTGGTTCATGAAGAGGGGAGAGTATTCTGACTATCAGCACATGATGGGAATGACCGATATCAGGTCCTGCCACATGATCCCCATGGTAAGCCTACTAACACACACAGATTTGTTAGTTACCGCGTAGTCTTCTTTGTTGTTGTACAACATACACCTATTAGTCAGTATGACTACAATCTTCTATACATGCGTGATACATTTAGCATTACAGTTCCCGATTTCTCTCTAAAACATGTTGTTCATCATGTTACAGCACAGAGGATCTTTCAGGATGAGGATCTACGAGACGGAGAACTTTGGAGGTCAGATGCACGAGATGATGGACGACTGTGACAGCATCATGGATCGTTACCGCATGAACAACTGCATGTCCTGCAACGTTATGGACGGCCACTGGCTCATGTATGAGCAGCCCCAATACAAAGGCAGGATGATGTACATGAGGCCTGGAGAGTACAGAAACTTTAACCAGATGGGCTCTATGGGTAGGCTCATGAGCATGAGGCGTATCAACGAGTCCTGTTACTAGATATTGCTTTTTACTGATGTAAATAAGAGTAGCCATTGAATAAAATGTCTGTTTGAAAAAAAGCCTAAATGCTTGCACATTTCTTGTTTACCCTTTATCCAAACCTCTTGACAGGCCATCCTGAAAACATACAAATATGTCATATACCTATCAATTCTTAATGACACAAGAAAcacataaaaaaaactaaaagtaAGGAAAAAAATCAGAATGTGGTTTATTTTAGTCTTCCTAAAGTCTGATTGCCAGTGTCTTTTCACAAaaaataaatatgtgtatgttacAATAATGATTCCAGTGTCTGACACAATAACAGCTTTAAATAGATATGGCTCATCTATAAACATGAAATAGCAGAAGGAGGACTGAGGGATGACAGTATTATAACTAGATCATGTACACTGGTGTTTACAGCTCAACAGGGGAATGGGAAAGGGGAGGTCGGTATACTAAAACTAGTAATAGTGGTTACCTTGGGTTTAGACACTATGCTCTgtggaggcagagagaaaggCACACAGTTGATACTTAAAATGAATATGGTTTCCTtggaagtaatactgcaacataTTATTCTAAAGAGTTAAAAATCAAAGTACAGACATGTTAGTGTCTGAACACTTGGCGATAGGATCTCCAGAGATGATGTGTAGAAGTAATATAAGGATCTACACAAACTCAGAAGCACAATGTGGAAAGGGTTACAATGAGACAACATGGTAACAATCAAAAGGCACATACTGTCATTTTCTACTAACCATTCAAGAGTAGCAATTGATTTCTATATTACTCTGCCATTTACTGGAACCTGTAATGCAAGTATTAAGATTTCAGTGCGTTTTCCTCATTCAACCATCAGGACACAATTGGAATGGACAAGACCTTCACTATAATACGGAGATGAACATGTTAGAATTACTATTTTAAGATGGCTTTTGTTTTACTAGACTTACTATGCGAGTGTTTGAATACTTCAAAATCATATTATCAGTAGAGTATTTTCAGACTGGGAGTACTTTACATGCTGTGGATGGCAGCATTTTTGTTTTCTTAAAATGTGCCAAATTCGTAAACATCTGTAAAAAACCTTTTTGACTGTCACATCTACACATGCTCTCCCAATAGTATGACATTACAAAACACTACTTACAATGTACAGCTTAGTTATTCCTCTCCTATAAACAAGTCCAAAAAGTAAAAATACTAAATATCTACAAAGTAATTACACGGACCAAAGACATTGATTTGTTTTTTGGACATTTCTGTCTCTGTGGGCAAACAGCTGGGCACTTGGTGAATGTCTTACTGATTCATGAGGTCAATATCACATCATGGCACATCTGGTCCTAGAAAAGTCTTCAATCCCAACCTGCTGTCAGTTGCCACCCGCAATGAACAACTACAGACAGCCCCACTTGGTAGCCGTGCCGTGAAGTgcattgttttgtttttccaaCTAGCTGCTGCATGCTGGGAGATGTAGTTCTCAGgctctctcctttcttcccctTTTCTTTCAGGCAGGCAGCTGTCTGGGCTAACACTGTTCTCCATAGGAGCTTAGGGGTCCCATAGTGACCTTTGAACCGCACGCATGGTATCGGTGCTGTAGCCCCTCTTGCcttaagaactggttgtctatcTGGAATTCTCTTCAGGTCAGATTGAGGTTTCGTTGCTACCGCTgttgagagaggcagagacagagagagttgctAAAGTCAAAAGTGACAGACGTATTATCCAACATATCTGTTAGAAATGCAACATGGCCACCAATATCTCGTAAACACTCACTCGGAGTCCGAGTATTGGGCGTCTTGAACCCCGTTGACCCCATTGACTAATGGCGACATCATCGTCCTCGTCGTTGTCATGACAACCCCATTGTGCAGGTCCCATGGAGACAACGGAAGGTGCGGAGGCACGGGCTGGCGAGGCGGGGATTTGATGAGGACCCCGTTGCCTCCGATTACAGGGTGTAGATGGGAGGAGACGGGAGACGGGGGGACTGGGGTAGTCCTGGTGGAGATGCTGTGGGGGTTGTAGTCACTCAGTTTCTCCCGCAGGCGATTCTTCATGTTCTTGTCAgtcaggggaggaggggaggtgatCTTGTTTTTCAGAATGCCTGGTTGCAAACGCAGAGGGTGAATGCACAAATCCCAGTCAGTCAtacaagaaaacacacacacgcacaaacagacACATGCACCTTATTTGGATAGGAATAACATGTTAGGTACTAGATTAGAATTTTGATTATTTCATTTGAGAAATTCCTGAGAGAGGTAGTGAACTATAGAGGTCCTATATGGCCAGATAGgagtcgtctctctctctctctgtttacacTAGCTTCCATAGCCACAAATTCAGATTCAAAAGTAAACATTTGctacaaaaatgtgctttttgatATTAATTTTAAGGTTAGTAGTGTGGTTAAGATTGGGATAGCTCTCAAATAGAATTTAAGAATGACATTTGTAGAAATGggcagggtttatgactttgtggctatggAAGCTAGTGACgactctctctcttgttctctctctgtcgctcgctcacccctcctcttctctgtctggttGCAGTCAGGTGAGCTGGGAGGGGCACTATCATTCTGGGACTCCCTGTTGACCTTGTTGTCCTGGTGGAGCTCCACGTTGACCTTGGTCTCCACACGCAGCAACTCCACCCCGCAGGGCTCCTCGCTCTCACTAGCTGTCGGCGGCTCCACTGGCCAGTAGGGCTTCACGTGATTGGCCACTGTATCCACTTcagatacagtagaaaaataaacaCGTTTAAATATATGaggtgtgtgggcgtgtgtgtgtatgtgtgtgtgtatgtgtgtgtgtgtgtgtgtgtgtgtgtgtgtgtgtgtgtgtgtgtgtgtgtgtgtgtgtgtgtgtgtgtgtatgtgtgtgtgtgtgtgcgtgcgtgcgtgtatgtgcaaatgcaaaatgtgtgtgtgtgtttgaacatGAGTCCCGTTACCTTTGGGTCTGTTGTGCTGGGACGGTCTCTCGTTGTTCCACCTATGCTTGCGGCTTCCTCTGTGATCATCACTGTCTGAGGAGTGGGACGAGGCATAGGAGCTGCTGTGCTCATCCACCGAGAGCTCACTGTCTGAGTCCGAATCTGTTACCATGGAAACACAGGAGCTATAACTTACTCTCTGACCTCTGAACTAtagagtggtgaggaggaggtgCTCCGCGGACCCGTAGTGGTCGGAAATAGTTTAGCCATTCATTGTATTCATTAGCACTCTGATTAGTTGCTATTTTTGCATTTTCTCGTGTCAATAAACTTGGGACTTTATTATATTAATAAAGTCTGATTTAATCAACCAATATGATAATCAGTTTACAAATGTTTAagggtacaagactgtgtgtATATCTGGCTGTGTTGGCAAAATCACTACATATCCCATCGAACCAAGAGGGGAGATGCTGCCCGTTGTCACAGTCAGAAACGTCCTGCTAACCCTACGCTAGTGACGTTGGTTAATCTCAAAACTGAACTTGGATCTGCGTAGCAATGATATAATTCACCACCGTTGTCTTACAACAGATAACTCGAACCAGTCATGACTATTCAACAAAATAATAATTTTCAAGTTTCTTTCCAGCAAATTTCTTAGTTACATGACTGTATAGCTAGCACATTAGTTTTGAAGTTGAGGGTACAGTATTTATGAAGTTTAGCAATGAGGACTAAAACTAGCATAGTTCAGCTAGCCAGCAAGTTTAGTCAGGGAAAACGAGCTCGGGACcaggtatacagtgccttcagaaaggattcacaccccttgacttttttaacATATTttgactcagggttgtgaatatttatgtaaattgaaTATTTATGTCTTTAATTTAACAAATAAATAcatctaaaaatatgttttcactttccttatggggtattgtgtacaCAGTATATGGGTGAGATCTTTCTATTTATTTaacccattttgaattcaggctgtaacacaacaaaatgtggagtaagtcaaggggtatgaatactttctgaaggcactgtacgctATGCATGCTAGGCTAATTCAGGAGACAAATTATAGTTTTTATGCCCTGATATCAAGAGCTCGGGGCGAAAAGTTTTATTGAACAATTCAGAGACTGAAACAAATACATCAGATTACTAATATTTAAGAGCGAATCAATATACAATCCCGAAATCAGCTGTAACGGTCAATAGTAAAACAAAGCTTAAAACGGTGTTTGAGTGAACCCTGAATCCCAAAAATGAATGGTAAATTCACTTCCAGACACAGTAGACTGCTTCTTCTCACCACTCTATAGGCCTGAGCAGCCAATGGCACGTCAATTATTGAGACATTCAGATGCATTAAGATTCCCTgtcacaagcatttcactacacccacaataacatctgctaaacacatgtatgtgaccaataacatttgatgaCACTCAATGTAACTATATAGGACTTGTACCGTCTCTCTTGGAGCGCTTGCGGAGGAAGATGGAGGAGTCTCCCTCCCCACGGAAACTCTTTTTGGCTGAGCCGGAGGATGTCATGCACTTCTGCCCTGAGTCATTCCTGTTGGAAGAAAGAGGCATGATGAGTACACAAATAATAACTTGAGTGTGAAATGTGGTCACGATATTCCATTAACTTTCctaaaattcccaggttttccagaaattctGCTTGGAAGATTCCCTGAATCAGGAAGGAATAAGCATGAAATCCAGAATCTTGAAAATCTTGAAAAATCTGGGAATTTTGGTTACTGGAGTTTTGCAAACCTAAGTAGAACCTAGCCATTATATTGCCTCGTCAGACCACCACTCTGTTCCAGCTGATGGAGGGGTGTTTTTAGGTAGGTACTCTTTGACATAGAAAATATAATTTTCAACAAACCTTAACTTGTCGATACTTCCTCAATTCCCGACTTGGAAGACATCTAATGTCTTCTAAACCTCCATGTCTAGTTGCAGGGGGTTTGTTTGAATTTAGAAAACGTTCCATTattaaatgaaataaaacatttctccactaaagtggaactgacagggTTTTATCAACATGACATCTTATAAAAATGTGTTCCTATACACCCCAGAAAGAATATGACACTTTTTATGTTTTACATTTTACAATACAGAAAATACACcagaatggatttctgcaaatatttAAATACCAAGGgtgtcctcttacatttgggaactttacagtcctattgatcagaCAACCATGAACAGGTAGGTTATTTCT
This genomic window from Salvelinus namaycush isolate Seneca chromosome 8, SaNama_1.0, whole genome shotgun sequence contains:
- the LOC120052372 gene encoding gamma-crystallin M2-like, with amino-acid sequence MILAYFQINFYEDRNFQGRSYECSSDCPDMSSYLSRCQSCRVESGCFMVYDRPNYMGNQWFMKRGEYSDYQHMMGMTDIRSCHMIPMHRGSFRMRIYETENFGGQMHEMMDDCDSIMDRYRMNNCMSCNVMDGHWLMYEQPQYKGRMMYMRPGEYRNFNQMGSMGRLMSMRRINESCY